The Solanum lycopersicum chromosome 9, SLM_r2.1 genome window below encodes:
- the LOC101267644 gene encoding 2-methyl-6-phytyl-1,4-hydroquinone methyltransferase, chloroplastic: MANSIFISGTQSLSVCNRVSPNGLGFVGSDFNGNQFSKLGLSRTSYKIKTLAPICSISTSRPASQPRFIQHKQEAFWFYRFLSIVYDHVINPGHWTEDMRDDALEPADLNDRNLTVVDVGGGTGFTTLGIVEHVDAKNVTILDQSPHQLAKAKEKEPLKECKIIEGDAEDLPFSTDYADRYVSAGSIEYWPDPQRGIREAYRVLKPGGKACLIGPVHPTFWLSRFFADVWMLFPKEEEYIEWFEKAGFTDVQLKKIGPKWYRGVRRHGLIMGCSVTGVKSTPGDSPLQLGPKAEDVTKPVNPFVFMLRFLLGATAATYYVLVPIYMWVKDQVVPEGEPL; encoded by the exons ATGGCAAATTCAATATTCATCTCTGGAACTCAAAGTTTGAGTGTTTGTAACAGAGTTTCCCCAAATGGGTTAGGCTTTGTTGGCTCAGATTTCAATGGGAATCAATTTTCCAAGCTGGGTTTATCAAGAACCAGTTATAAAATCAAAACCCTAGCTCCAATTTGCAGTATTTCAACATCTAGGCCAGCTTCACAGCCAAGATTCATCCAGCACAAACAAGAAGCTTTTTGGTTTTATAGGTTTTTATCTATTGTGTATGATCATGTTATTAATCCTGGTCATTGGACTGAAGATATGAGGGATGATGCACTTGAACCAGCTGATCTTAATGACAGGAATTTGACTGTGGTGGATGTTGGTGGTGGCACTGGTTTCACTACATTGGGTATAGTTGAGCATGTAGATGCCAAGAATGTTACAATTCTTGACCAATCTCCTCATCAATTAGCTAAGGCTAAGGAAAAGGAGCCTTTGAAAGAATGCAAGATAATTGAGGGTGATGCTGAGGATCTTCCATTCTCAACTGACTATGCTGATAGATATGTATCTGCTGGAAG TATTGAATACTGGCCGGACCCACAACGTGGAATCCGAGAGGCATACAGAGTTCTGAAACCTGGAGGAAAGGCGTGCTTAATTGGTCCTGTGCACCCTACCTTTTGGTTGTCTCGTTTCTTTGCTGATGTGTGGATGCTCTTCCCTAAGGAGGAAGAATACATAGAGTGGTTTGAGAAGGCAGGATTCACGGACGTCCAACTGAAGAAGATCGGCCCAAAATGGTATCGTGGAGTTCGAAGGCATGGGCTTATCATGGGATGTTCTGTTACTGGTGTTAAGTCTACACCAGGGGATTCACCACTGCAG CTTGGCCCAAAAGCAGAAGATGTGACAAAACCTGTAAATCCATTTGTCTTTATGCTGCGGTTTCTTCTGGGTGCAACGGCAGCAACATACTATGTTTTGGTTCCTATTTACATGTGGGTTAAAGACCAGGTTGTTCCTGAAGGCGAACCTCTGTGA
- the LOC101267345 gene encoding peptidyl-prolyl cis-trans isomerase CYP63 isoform X1: MSKKKNPLVFLDVSVDGDAAEKIVIELFADTVPRTAENFRSLCTGEKGVGVSTGKPLHYKGCLFHRVIKGFMAQGGDFSKGNGTGGESIYGGKFPDENFKVAHAEAGLLSMANSGPNTNGSQFFIIFKRTPHLDGKHVVFGKVVKGMDLVKKIEQLGTDSGKPSGLVKIVDCGELSEKKSNDTPKAEKGKNKKSARALSSDDDSDSQEKGKSKSSTNRRKKKKRRYSSSDSYSSETDTDSSSDSDSDSKLDSYSSSSSGDERRKKRKRSTKKERSRHGKKKGRKSTSRRVDRNKRSRRKWSSESSSDTDSQSMSSSSSGDSSDDENDRPNNSARKGLVKKLSNPVKGQAVLKQQQNLEEGEVSKNAKLPNNGHGGDVQNDRTLSTNHQSDNSSRSRSTTPSPKGKPRPSGRSSRSMSPEKVPGRLGQNGASLPIESKERSLSKSPPPKATQPSRSSPVRDLSRNHSPDGTSKRVRKGRGFTDRYSFARRYRTPSPERSSYRPYYQGGRNFQGNRDRYSSYRSYSGRSPQVQYRRSPRGRSPPRYQRRSRSRSVSRSPRRESRRCRSPSRSPSPREKRQPISDRLKSRLGPRVDDQHSIPTRRSASRSRSRDSTTPRSPSAAPRKHSRKVGSASPNSSRSTSPPRPRGLVSYEDISPCGTN; encoded by the exons ATGAGTAAGAAGAAAAACCCTCTTGTATTCTTAGATGTATCAGTTGATGGAGATGCTgcagaaaaaattgttattgag CTCTTTGCAGATACTGTTCCAAGAACTGCAGAAAATTTCCGGTCGCTCTGCACAG GTGAGAAGGGAGTTGGAGTATCTACTGGAAAACCTCTGCACTACAAAGGATGCTTATTTCACCGTGTAATAAAAGGGTTTATGGCACAA GGTGGTGATTTCTCCAAAGGGAATG GCACTGGTGGAGAGAGTATATATGGAGGGAAATTTCCAG aTGAGAACTTCAAAGTTGCCCACGCGGAGGCTGGTCTTCTCTCAATGGCAAATAGTGGTCCTAATACAAATGGATCCCAGTTCTTCATTATATTTAAGAGAACTCCCCATCTCGACGG GAAGCATGTTGTTTTTGGAAAAGTTGTAAAGGGAATGGATTTAGTGAAGAAAATTGAACAGCTGGGAACAGACAGTGGGAAGCCATCTGGGCTTGTGAAAATTGTGGATTGTGGCGAACTGTCTGAGAAGAAAAGTAATGATACACCCAAAGCAGAGAAAG GGAAAAATAAGAAGTCCGCGAGAGCTCTTTCCTCTGATGATGATTCAGACAGTCAAGAAAAGGGGAAAAGCAAATCATCCACCAatagaaggaaaaagaaaaagaggagaTACTCTTCATCTGATTCTTACAGTTCTGAGACAGATACTGATTCCTCTTCAGACTCTGATTCAGATTCTAAGCTGGACTCCTATTCTTCTAGTTCTTCAGGTGATGAAAGGCGTAAGAAGAGGAAGAGGTCAACTAAGAAAGAAAGGAGTCGACATGGGAAGAAAAAAGGTAGAAAAAGCACGAGCAGAAGAGTTGATCGAAATAAAAGATCGAGACGCAAGTG GAGCTCTGAGAGTTCTAGTGACACAGACAGTCAGAGCATGAGCAGCAGCAGCAGCGGTGATAGCTCTGATGATGAAAATGACAGGCCAAATAATTCTGCACGAAAAG GTTTGGTGAAGAAATTGTCAAACCCTGTCAAAGGACAAGCTGTTTTGAAGCAGCAACAGAATCTTGAAGAGGGTGAAGTGTCTAAGAACGCTAAGCTTCCAAATAATGGTCATGGTGGAGATGTACAAAACGACAGGACTCTCTCCACAAATCATCAATCTGATAATTCGAGCAGATCCAG GAGCACAACACCAAGTCCTAAGGGGAAGCCAAGACCGAGCGGCAGGAGCAGTCGAAGTATGAGCCCAGAAAAAGTACCTGGTAGACTTGGTCAAAATGGTGCAAGTCTTCCAATTGAATCAAAGGAGAGAAGTCTTTCAAAAAGTCCTCCTCCAAAAGCTACTCAGCCATCTCGCTCTAGTCCTGTCAGGGATTTATCCAGAAATCATTCTCCAGATGGAACTTCAAAACGAGTCCGTAAAGGTCGTGGCTTCACTGATCGTTATTCATTTGCAAGACGCTATCGCACCCCATCTCCTGAACGTTCATCTTACAGGCCTTATTACCAGGGTGGGAGAAACTTTCAGGGGAATCGTGATAG GTACTCAAGCTATAGAAGCTATTCTGGTCGCTCTCCACAGGTACAGTACAGACGGTCACCAAGAGGCAGAAGTCCCCCCAG ATACCAGCGCAGGAGTCGAAGTAGGAGTGTTTCTCGCAGCCCTAGGCGTGAGAGTCGTCGATGTAGGAGCCCTTCACGCAGTCCTTCCCCTAGAGAAAAGCGGCAGCCAATCAGTGACAGATTGAAGTCTCGTCTTGGGCCTCGTGTAGATGATCAGCATTCTATTCCAACTAGGAGGTCAGCCTCAAGATCTAGAAGCCGCGACTCTACTACTCCTCGATCCCCTTCTGCTGCTCCAAGGAAGCACAGTAGGAAAGTAGGATCCGCATCACCTAATAGTTCGAGATCAACCTCCCCACCTCGACCGAGGGGTCTAGTCTCATATGAGGATATCAGTCCCTGTGGGACAAACTAA
- the LOC138338634 gene encoding uncharacterized protein, producing the protein MNSASSLGHGQGQHINRPPLFNGEYYSWWKTRMEDFIQVEDYELWVIITNGPLTPRTTNSEGNKVPKPTEKYGETEYEMLGKNAKAKCILVCGLGTDEFNRISSCISAKQIWNTLQNAHQGTTQVQKIRIARLCFEYEAFKMKSGESLQDMITRFTIVVNELISLGKVYTTEEQVDKVLKTLPRSWKIRVTAIREAKDLTNMNLDELVGNLKTYEMNVYKRGEGNNEKNLEFKATKSDESDMDNDELTRNFKRVFKKSLILKKR; encoded by the coding sequence ATGAATTCTGCATCTTCTCTTGGGCATGGTCAAGGGCAACACATCAACAGACCACCATTATTTAATGGAGAATACTACTCTTGGTGGAAGACAAGGATGGAAGACTTcattcaagttgaagattacgAACTATGGGTTATAATTACTAATGGACCATTAACTCCTAGAACTACTAATAGTGAAGGGAATAAGGTACCTAAACCTACAGAAAAATATGGAGAAACTGAGTATGAGATGCTAGGGAAGAATGCAAAAGCTAAGTGCATTCTTGTATGTGGACTAGGAACAGATGAGTTTAACCGCATTTCTAGTTGTAtttctgcaaaacaaatatggaACACCTTACAGAATGCTCATCAAGGTACAACTCAAGTTCAAAAAATCAGAATTGCCAGACTTTGTTTTGAATATGAAGCCTTCAAGATGAAATCCGGAGAATCACTTCAAGACATGATCACCAGATTTACCATTGTTGTAAACGAGTTAATATCCTTGGGCAAAGTATATACCACTGAGGAACAGGTAGACAAAGTACTAAAGACTTTGCCTAGATCATGGAAAATAAGAGTCACTGCAATCAGAGAAGCCAAGGATCTAACCAATATGAATTTGGATGAACTAGTAGGAAATCTCAAAACTTATGAGATGAATGTTTACAAAAGAGGTGAAGGAAACAACGAGAAAAATCTTGAATTCAAAGCAACTAAAAGTGATGAATCAGATATGGATAATGATGAATTGACACGAAACTTTAAGAGAGTCTTCAAAAAGAGCTTAATTCTGAAAAAAAGATAA
- the LOC101267345 gene encoding peptidyl-prolyl cis-trans isomerase CYP63 isoform X2 — translation MLISPCNKRVYGTSTGGESIYGGKFPDENFKVAHAEAGLLSMANSGPNTNGSQFFIIFKRTPHLDGKHVVFGKVVKGMDLVKKIEQLGTDSGKPSGLVKIVDCGELSEKKSNDTPKAEKGKNKKSARALSSDDDSDSQEKGKSKSSTNRRKKKKRRYSSSDSYSSETDTDSSSDSDSDSKLDSYSSSSSGDERRKKRKRSTKKERSRHGKKKGRKSTSRRVDRNKRSRRKWSSESSSDTDSQSMSSSSSGDSSDDENDRPNNSARKGLVKKLSNPVKGQAVLKQQQNLEEGEVSKNAKLPNNGHGGDVQNDRTLSTNHQSDNSSRSRSTTPSPKGKPRPSGRSSRSMSPEKVPGRLGQNGASLPIESKERSLSKSPPPKATQPSRSSPVRDLSRNHSPDGTSKRVRKGRGFTDRYSFARRYRTPSPERSSYRPYYQGGRNFQGNRDRYSSYRSYSGRSPQVQYRRSPRGRSPPRYQRRSRSRSVSRSPRRESRRCRSPSRSPSPREKRQPISDRLKSRLGPRVDDQHSIPTRRSASRSRSRDSTTPRSPSAAPRKHSRKVGSASPNSSRSTSPPRPRGLVSYEDISPCGTN, via the exons ATGCTTATTTCACCGTGTAATAAAAGGGTTTATGGCACAA GCACTGGTGGAGAGAGTATATATGGAGGGAAATTTCCAG aTGAGAACTTCAAAGTTGCCCACGCGGAGGCTGGTCTTCTCTCAATGGCAAATAGTGGTCCTAATACAAATGGATCCCAGTTCTTCATTATATTTAAGAGAACTCCCCATCTCGACGG GAAGCATGTTGTTTTTGGAAAAGTTGTAAAGGGAATGGATTTAGTGAAGAAAATTGAACAGCTGGGAACAGACAGTGGGAAGCCATCTGGGCTTGTGAAAATTGTGGATTGTGGCGAACTGTCTGAGAAGAAAAGTAATGATACACCCAAAGCAGAGAAAG GGAAAAATAAGAAGTCCGCGAGAGCTCTTTCCTCTGATGATGATTCAGACAGTCAAGAAAAGGGGAAAAGCAAATCATCCACCAatagaaggaaaaagaaaaagaggagaTACTCTTCATCTGATTCTTACAGTTCTGAGACAGATACTGATTCCTCTTCAGACTCTGATTCAGATTCTAAGCTGGACTCCTATTCTTCTAGTTCTTCAGGTGATGAAAGGCGTAAGAAGAGGAAGAGGTCAACTAAGAAAGAAAGGAGTCGACATGGGAAGAAAAAAGGTAGAAAAAGCACGAGCAGAAGAGTTGATCGAAATAAAAGATCGAGACGCAAGTG GAGCTCTGAGAGTTCTAGTGACACAGACAGTCAGAGCATGAGCAGCAGCAGCAGCGGTGATAGCTCTGATGATGAAAATGACAGGCCAAATAATTCTGCACGAAAAG GTTTGGTGAAGAAATTGTCAAACCCTGTCAAAGGACAAGCTGTTTTGAAGCAGCAACAGAATCTTGAAGAGGGTGAAGTGTCTAAGAACGCTAAGCTTCCAAATAATGGTCATGGTGGAGATGTACAAAACGACAGGACTCTCTCCACAAATCATCAATCTGATAATTCGAGCAGATCCAG GAGCACAACACCAAGTCCTAAGGGGAAGCCAAGACCGAGCGGCAGGAGCAGTCGAAGTATGAGCCCAGAAAAAGTACCTGGTAGACTTGGTCAAAATGGTGCAAGTCTTCCAATTGAATCAAAGGAGAGAAGTCTTTCAAAAAGTCCTCCTCCAAAAGCTACTCAGCCATCTCGCTCTAGTCCTGTCAGGGATTTATCCAGAAATCATTCTCCAGATGGAACTTCAAAACGAGTCCGTAAAGGTCGTGGCTTCACTGATCGTTATTCATTTGCAAGACGCTATCGCACCCCATCTCCTGAACGTTCATCTTACAGGCCTTATTACCAGGGTGGGAGAAACTTTCAGGGGAATCGTGATAG GTACTCAAGCTATAGAAGCTATTCTGGTCGCTCTCCACAGGTACAGTACAGACGGTCACCAAGAGGCAGAAGTCCCCCCAG ATACCAGCGCAGGAGTCGAAGTAGGAGTGTTTCTCGCAGCCCTAGGCGTGAGAGTCGTCGATGTAGGAGCCCTTCACGCAGTCCTTCCCCTAGAGAAAAGCGGCAGCCAATCAGTGACAGATTGAAGTCTCGTCTTGGGCCTCGTGTAGATGATCAGCATTCTATTCCAACTAGGAGGTCAGCCTCAAGATCTAGAAGCCGCGACTCTACTACTCCTCGATCCCCTTCTGCTGCTCCAAGGAAGCACAGTAGGAAAGTAGGATCCGCATCACCTAATAGTTCGAGATCAACCTCCCCACCTCGACCGAGGGGTCTAGTCTCATATGAGGATATCAGTCCCTGTGGGACAAACTAA